The following are encoded together in the Vigna angularis cultivar LongXiaoDou No.4 chromosome 9, ASM1680809v1, whole genome shotgun sequence genome:
- the LOC108346582 gene encoding uncharacterized protein LOC108346582: MAFYTDNDPVICRAFSLSLKDDALEWFHTLPRNSIDCFSNIETLFRKQYVTNKKPKMTAAELVNTKQEKDETLRAFMQRYNETARRVKNINHTFIISNLPSCLKPGHFAEQLYADPPASLEELQSTIAKFIRIEDLRNSRKKQQQDTSNHDIKKPLKRPINDYKPDRAPRKELGWISKYDHYTTLNAPRAKVLEEALHAELLTVQRKATPKNADNSKACLFHMNHGHDTEECNMVKDELERLIRAGYLQNYIKDRISTRATASPRKDPFRQGPERSPPRVERRRRRSRSPPRRAERERSVQGRIDNISGGFAGGEHLLQPGNAV; this comes from the coding sequence ATGGCGTTTTACACCGACAACGATCCCGTCATTTGCAGAGCTTTCTCCTTATCTCTTAAGGATGATGCCTTAGAGTGGTTCCACACTCTTCCACGGAACTCAATAgattgtttttcaaatattgagACTCTGTTCCGAAAACAGTATGTAACCAATAAAAAACCGAAGATGACGGCTGCCGAACTGGTTAATACCAAGCAGGAGAAGGATGAGACGTTAAGGGCGTTCATGCAACGGTACAATGAAACTGCCCGGCGTGTGAAAAATATCAATCACACCTTCATTATCAGCAATCTACCTTCATGTTTAAAGCCGGGACATTTCGCAGAACAACTGTATGCCGATCCTCCCGCATCTTTAGAAGAACTGCAATCTACAATTGCGAAGTTCATCCGCATTGAAGATCTCCGGAATTCTCGGAAGAAGCAGCAACAAGACACCTCCAATCATGACATCAAGAAACCCTTGAAACGACCAATCAACGATTATAAACCGGACCGAGCACCTCGAAAAGAACTGGGATGGATATCAAAATATGATCATTACACCACCCTTAACGCACCAAGGGCGAAGGTGCTCGAAGAGGCTTTACATGCCGAACTCTTAACCGTACAACGAAAGGCTACCCCAAAAAATGCAGATAATAGTAAAGCCTGCCTATTCCACATGAATCATGGGCACGACACTGAGGAATGCAATATGGTGAAGGACGAACTGGAACGGCTTATCCGAGCAGGATACCTCCAAAATTACATTAAAGACAGAATCTCCACCAGAGCCACCGCTTCCCCTCGAAAAGATCCTTTTCGACAAGGCCCCGAGCGATCACCTCCCAGGGTCGAGCGACGTCGCAGGAGATCACGTAGCCCGCCTCGACGGGCAGAACGGGAACGTTCAGTCCAAGGTCGGATCGACAACATATCTGGTGGTTTCGCCGGGGGGGAGCATCTTCTTCAGCCAGGAAATGCAGTTTGA